From one Caldithrix abyssi DSM 13497 genomic stretch:
- a CDS encoding helix-turn-helix domain-containing protein produces MSGGCFFCCFERSISSEAQGVGSNTTMTPQEIKISPIMNKVTSSRNHEDHYTLCWIQNGIDQIEINKTKYKNVSNSVFFFTPDVNWKIYKNAMSPLSGYLLYIPKYILDYPVFKNLHITQVRFFKSIDEIPKINLSPGIEIRVQSILEMLDELNSTNLANKEEAILSLLNTLFVYCDGKCNIKSFISDNNQKTALVYKFKKKIEKLFSEYHKVTAYAQLLNVSDKYLNECVKEILGTNAKSLIDEKLLMTARYELKFTDKPIKEIAFDLGFSSPDYFSYFMKKHTGVSPSQTRKS; encoded by the coding sequence ATGTCTGGCGGCTGTTTTTTTTGCTGTTTTGAGCGTAGCATTTCCAGTGAAGCGCAGGGAGTTGGTAGTAATACAACAATGACACCACAAGAAATAAAAATATCACCCATAATGAATAAAGTGACTTCCAGTCGAAATCATGAAGATCACTATACTTTGTGCTGGATTCAAAACGGCATTGACCAGATCGAAATAAACAAAACGAAGTACAAAAACGTGTCGAATTCGGTTTTCTTCTTTACGCCTGATGTTAATTGGAAGATTTACAAAAACGCAATGAGCCCATTGTCAGGTTACTTGCTATATATTCCCAAATATATCTTAGATTATCCTGTTTTCAAAAACCTCCACATTACCCAGGTACGCTTTTTTAAGTCTATTGATGAAATACCGAAAATAAACCTTTCCCCTGGTATTGAAATACGGGTGCAGTCCATACTCGAAATGCTCGATGAACTTAACAGCACTAATCTGGCCAATAAAGAAGAAGCCATTTTATCGCTTTTGAACACACTTTTTGTTTATTGCGATGGAAAATGCAATATTAAATCGTTTATTTCCGACAATAATCAAAAAACCGCCCTGGTCTATAAATTCAAAAAAAAGATTGAAAAACTATTTTCGGAATATCATAAAGTTACTGCCTATGCACAATTATTAAACGTTTCGGATAAATACCTCAACGAATGCGTGAAAGAAATTTTAGGCACCAACGCCAAAAGCCTCATTGATGAAAAACTATTAATGACTGCCCGATACGAACTAAAATTTACAGACAAACCCATCAAAGAAATTGCTTTTGACCTTGGATTTTCATCACCGGATTATTTTAGTTATTTTATGAAAAAACACACTGGTGTTTCCCCTTCTCAGACAAGAAAAAGCTAA
- a CDS encoding IS110 family transposase encodes MGKINKKERKFNEETLLVTVDIGKKFNYGYARTKDGQELEVFKFFNTGKGFEYFLKKVESFRAKTGLKNCLFGLESTGSYGLALIHYLHRRGYEIVQINPMHTKRLKELTDNSPNKTDKKDPKVIADIIELNKYLTVIIPEGIFAELRELVHLREKILEDLRRSYNRIEGQLFKIFPEFSQVMRDLTTKTSRYLLAHYTLPQFILDLGLTKLTELIKSVSKNRLGEEKALALYEAAKMSGGIKEGTRSIVMEIKIHLDQIDRLESYQKSLKDEIENYLKEVPYSRNILSIKGIGPIIAAILIGELGDIRRYKSYRELEKIAGLNLYEVSSGQHKGKHHISKRGRSLLRKALFYIAINASRGILQEVYQVHKEKGMASAKALTALSRKILAIIFALVRDDSFYIEGYKKSNKAA; translated from the coding sequence ATGGGGAAAATAAACAAAAAAGAGAGAAAATTCAACGAAGAAACCTTATTAGTTACAGTGGATATAGGCAAAAAATTTAATTACGGTTATGCACGTACAAAAGATGGTCAGGAGTTAGAAGTGTTTAAGTTTTTTAACACAGGTAAAGGATTCGAATATTTTTTAAAAAAAGTAGAAAGCTTCAGAGCAAAGACCGGTCTTAAGAATTGTTTATTTGGCCTGGAATCCACTGGCAGCTATGGGCTTGCGCTCATTCATTATCTACATCGAAGGGGCTATGAGATTGTACAAATAAATCCGATGCATACCAAGCGCCTGAAAGAATTAACGGACAATAGTCCCAATAAGACAGATAAAAAAGACCCAAAGGTCATAGCAGATATAATAGAATTAAACAAATATTTAACAGTAATCATCCCAGAGGGAATTTTTGCGGAATTACGCGAATTGGTTCATTTAAGAGAGAAAATACTTGAAGATCTACGAAGGAGTTATAATCGAATTGAGGGACAGTTATTTAAGATATTTCCGGAATTCTCTCAGGTCATGAGAGATTTAACTACAAAGACTTCACGTTATCTTTTGGCTCATTATACTTTACCTCAATTCATATTGGATTTAGGCTTAACAAAGCTAACAGAGCTAATAAAGTCAGTAAGTAAAAACCGATTAGGTGAAGAAAAGGCCCTTGCTTTATATGAAGCTGCTAAGATGAGCGGAGGCATCAAAGAAGGAACCCGGTCCATTGTAATGGAGATCAAGATACATCTTGATCAGATAGATCGTTTAGAATCTTATCAAAAGTCACTAAAGGATGAGATAGAGAATTATTTAAAAGAAGTGCCATACAGCAGGAACATATTATCCATAAAAGGGATAGGACCCATAATCGCAGCCATTTTAATAGGAGAGTTAGGAGATATCCGCAGATATAAAAGTTATCGTGAGTTAGAGAAGATAGCGGGATTAAACCTGTATGAAGTCAGTTCTGGCCAACATAAAGGTAAACATCACATAAGCAAACGCGGTCGGAGTTTATTAAGAAAAGCTCTTTTTTATATAGCCATCAATGCAAGTAGAGGTATCTTACAAGAAGTTTATCAGGTACATAAGGAGAAAGGGATGGCCAGCGCCAAGGCTTTAACGGCGTTATCCAGAAAGATATTAGCCATTATTTTTGCATTAGTAAGAGATGATAGTTTCTACATAGAAGGCTATAAAAAATCAAATAAAGCAGCCTAA
- a CDS encoding VIT domain-containing protein: MMDVDSSIRVEVEGIFKDSLALKALTYRGKIDGPIGRFSLQQHFTNMSILPLEVVYTFPINSNMLIDEFHIFLNGKSIHSQILPLDEAQKRYDDAVIEGDSATYIQQHRSNIFTLNIGNLAPKDDLIIQIKLLQLLSIEGKTIRLTLPTVVGPRYIPGHPIGERSGFGWAEPTDRVPDADWITPPVSFDGVPYLVDFQIDVSQNLKVESVESPSHQLRFFPSAEGFKITSLGNVAPDRDFVLNLKLAELPTNLLWKTKFDSKNIFLSWLNVPEVEEAEHLPTDYFFLIDRSGSMASTKLEVVKKAVRLCFRKFMPEDRFALAAFDHNFIFWKNDWQQVSNKNITEAEWWLKKINANGGTELLPALQKFFSMNFNPERRVVLILLTDGEVGDEAEIADLFDQAPENLKVLLFGIDTAVNQELFEAIIEKTPGLVEYIYPGEPMEQKINLQFERIEFPLIKNVMVNEKTAIVFPDKSSLLHSSDLKPVLVSMDGKMDEPVTVSIQLRDGQEHKITPTILNCDEEMSKALNKFYAQFLIKKELRKINNFEVMNNPRNEKRIKEKIIKLAIKHQLQTDLTAWFAIAEREEKIEGMPDIQVVPSALPDTWTAHAIASPTMDGIPSSWYSRYKRVSSEVRTKRKPKHSNGEPFVLHHEIFDKLFHKRGSKDRFFSDNKISDKLYHKLLLIQRIDDGALIPDGLKNESPVRATLLTLLALVNEFTRNQKEALAYRSNFFRALMFILNRQNELSMTDKAILKFVVERLHSLNIHLKKKLKEKFNNIMAHYDDRLNGYLDELTKVKLSHDSEKSWEEFIRKVNMFNNKSIK, encoded by the coding sequence ATGATGGACGTTGATTCATCAATACGTGTTGAGGTTGAGGGTATTTTTAAAGACTCTCTGGCCTTAAAAGCCCTGACCTATCGTGGGAAAATAGATGGTCCGATCGGGAGGTTCAGTCTGCAACAACATTTTACTAACATGTCTATTTTGCCTTTAGAGGTAGTTTACACTTTTCCAATAAATAGCAACATGCTGATTGACGAATTTCATATTTTTTTGAACGGCAAATCAATCCATTCCCAAATTCTACCGTTAGATGAAGCGCAAAAGAGATATGACGATGCCGTTATTGAAGGCGACTCGGCCACCTACATTCAGCAGCATCGGTCAAATATTTTTACATTGAATATCGGTAATCTGGCTCCTAAAGATGATCTGATTATTCAAATCAAATTACTGCAACTTCTTTCCATTGAGGGTAAAACCATCAGACTTACTTTGCCAACGGTTGTCGGCCCACGCTATATCCCCGGACATCCAATTGGAGAGCGCAGTGGATTTGGCTGGGCAGAACCAACCGATCGTGTGCCCGATGCCGACTGGATTACACCGCCTGTGTCTTTTGATGGCGTACCCTATTTGGTAGATTTTCAAATTGATGTTTCACAGAATCTAAAGGTTGAGTCGGTGGAAAGCCCGAGCCATCAGCTTCGTTTTTTTCCTTCGGCTGAAGGCTTTAAAATAACATCCCTGGGTAATGTTGCACCGGATCGTGATTTTGTTTTGAATTTAAAATTAGCAGAATTGCCAACGAATTTACTCTGGAAAACGAAGTTTGATTCCAAAAATATATTTCTGAGCTGGCTCAACGTCCCCGAAGTGGAAGAAGCAGAACATCTGCCGACCGATTACTTCTTTTTAATCGATCGATCCGGTTCAATGGCTTCTACCAAATTAGAGGTCGTAAAAAAAGCCGTGCGCCTTTGTTTTAGAAAGTTCATGCCCGAAGACCGGTTCGCTCTGGCCGCATTTGATCACAATTTCATATTCTGGAAAAACGACTGGCAACAAGTCTCAAATAAAAATATCACAGAGGCCGAATGGTGGCTAAAAAAGATAAACGCCAATGGTGGCACCGAATTGTTACCAGCTTTGCAGAAGTTTTTCTCAATGAATTTTAATCCGGAACGTCGTGTGGTGTTAATCCTGTTAACCGATGGAGAAGTGGGCGATGAAGCGGAAATCGCAGATTTGTTTGATCAGGCGCCGGAGAATTTGAAGGTACTGTTGTTTGGCATTGACACGGCCGTCAACCAGGAACTATTTGAGGCGATTATAGAAAAGACGCCGGGCTTGGTCGAATACATTTATCCCGGCGAGCCCATGGAACAGAAAATTAATCTGCAATTTGAACGTATTGAGTTTCCATTAATCAAAAATGTAATGGTTAACGAGAAAACAGCAATAGTGTTTCCAGACAAAAGCAGTCTACTTCATTCCTCCGATTTGAAACCGGTTCTTGTTTCAATGGATGGTAAGATGGACGAGCCAGTGACTGTATCTATCCAATTGAGGGATGGACAGGAACATAAAATAACGCCGACGATTTTAAATTGCGATGAAGAAATGTCAAAAGCTTTAAACAAATTTTATGCTCAATTCTTGATAAAAAAAGAATTGCGTAAGATTAACAATTTTGAGGTTATGAATAATCCCAGGAATGAAAAACGGATTAAAGAAAAGATTATTAAATTAGCAATAAAGCATCAATTACAAACTGATTTAACGGCCTGGTTTGCTATTGCCGAACGTGAGGAAAAAATTGAAGGCATGCCTGATATTCAGGTTGTTCCTTCGGCTTTACCAGATACCTGGACCGCTCATGCTATTGCTTCACCTACGATGGATGGAATACCGTCCTCATGGTACAGCAGATACAAAAGAGTAAGCAGTGAGGTCAGAACAAAAAGAAAGCCTAAGCATAGTAATGGTGAGCCATTCGTTTTGCATCATGAAATATTTGACAAACTATTTCATAAGAGGGGTAGCAAGGACAGATTCTTTTCGGATAATAAAATATCAGACAAACTATATCATAAATTACTACTCATACAGCGTATCGATGACGGAGCGCTTATTCCTGATGGCTTAAAAAACGAATCTCCAGTCAGAGCAACTTTGTTGACGTTACTGGCCCTGGTTAATGAATTTACTAGAAACCAGAAAGAGGCGCTGGCTTACCGGAGTAATTTCTTCCGCGCATTGATGTTTATTTTAAATCGTCAAAATGAACTTTCCATGACGGATAAAGCAATTTTAAAATTTGTTGTGGAACGACTTCATTCCTTGAATATTCATTTGAAGAAAAAATTAAAAGAAAAGTTCAATAACATTATGGCCCATTATGATGATAGGTTAAACGGTTACTTAGATGAACTTACAAAGGTGAAACTGAGCCATGATTCTGAGAAAAGCTGGGAGGAGTTTATCAGAAAGGTTAATATGTTTAATAATAAGAGCATTAAATAG
- a CDS encoding phage integrase N-terminal SAM-like domain-containing protein: MTRLFDRFVQDMQLRNFSESAIRSYTYALKQLAAHFDKAPELINEQEIKNYFLFNRNSNSGHSKPEKS; the protein is encoded by the coding sequence ATGACCCGTTTATTCGATCGTTTTGTACAGGATATGCAACTTAGGAATTTCTCCGAAAGCGCCATCCGTTCTTACACTTACGCTTTAAAACAATTAGCAGCCCATTTCGATAAGGCGCCAGAATTAATCAATGAACAGGAAATTAAAAATTATTTTCTCTTCAACCGAAACTCAAACAGCGGTCATTCTAAGCCTGAAAAAAGTTAA
- a CDS encoding addiction module protein, with amino-acid sequence MEIILENMTIEEKLKLMEEIWSDLIKYEKQIPSSLWHKAVLEEREKKIKDGKEAILNWNEAKDKIRKYI; translated from the coding sequence ATGGAAATTATTTTAGAAAATATGACAATTGAAGAAAAATTAAAATTAATGGAAGAAATCTGGAGTGATTTGATTAAATATGAAAAGCAGATTCCTTCTTCCCTTTGGCATAAAGCTGTTTTAGAAGAAAGAGAAAAAAAAATAAAAGACGGTAAAGAAGCAATATTAAACTGGAATGAGGCAAAAGATAAGATCCGAAAGTATATCTAA
- a CDS encoding type II toxin-antitoxin system RelE/ParE family toxin, with product MKIRILESAIEDLKRGYEFYEKLSKGLGGYFIDTLFSDIDSLQLYGGIHQRQFGYHRMLSKRFPFAIYYKVHEDTVIVYAILDCRQNPNKIQKRLNF from the coding sequence ATGAAAATAAGAATTTTAGAATCTGCAATCGAAGATTTGAAAAGAGGATATGAGTTTTATGAAAAATTAAGTAAAGGATTAGGAGGTTATTTTATAGATACATTATTTTCAGATATTGACTCTTTACAATTATACGGGGGGATACATCAAAGGCAGTTTGGATATCATAGGATGTTATCAAAGAGATTTCCCTTTGCCATTTATTACAAAGTTCATGAAGATACGGTTATTGTTTACGCAATCCTTGATTGTAGGCAAAATCCAAATAAGATACAAAAAAGATTGAATTTCTAA
- a CDS encoding TraR/DksA family transcriptional regulator, giving the protein MNKKDLERFKNIILSKKEEVIKNLEYLRSTILDSTTREATGDHSAYSFHMADQGTDNMEREKAFLFAARDEKYLKQLDMALERIENGTYGICRVCRKEIDHKRLEAVPTTTICFDCKVAESGR; this is encoded by the coding sequence ATGAACAAGAAGGATCTCGAACGTTTCAAAAATATTATCCTGAGTAAAAAGGAAGAAGTGATAAAGAATCTGGAATATCTGCGTTCTACGATTCTTGATTCCACCACGCGCGAGGCAACCGGCGATCACTCCGCTTACTCATTTCACATGGCCGATCAGGGAACGGATAATATGGAACGTGAAAAAGCCTTTCTGTTTGCCGCCCGTGACGAAAAATATCTAAAGCAGCTGGACATGGCCCTGGAACGCATTGAAAACGGCACCTACGGTATTTGTCGCGTTTGCCGCAAAGAGATCGATCACAAACGGCTGGAAGCAGTTCCGACAACGACCATCTGTTTTGATTGCAAAGTAGCTGAATCCGGAAGATAG
- a CDS encoding RluA family pseudouridine synthase, producing MEEKKTIIVTESEVGFRLDQFLAGKFPEYSRSYFNRLIKNNDVLVNNQPSKSGYLLRLGDEISVHLKRTQIDMEPEPIPINIVYEDEDLLVIDKPAGMVVHPGKGNESNTLVNALLYHTNSLADTGEAVRPGIVHRLDKDTSGLLVIAKNDRAQRHLRRQFDTKEIFRIYWALVWGDFDEDRGVIREPIARSRKNPIKFVVDPRGRDAVTRFKVLQRFQYVTLLEIRLETGRTHQIRVHMRHINHPVVGDQLYNGRETQLLNLPQNLRKRGEHLLKLLPHQTLHARKLSFLHPRTGQRVDFEADLPENFKTALQKLPDLFML from the coding sequence GTGGAAGAAAAAAAGACCATCATTGTTACGGAATCGGAGGTTGGGTTCAGGCTCGATCAGTTTTTGGCGGGTAAGTTCCCGGAATACAGCCGGTCTTATTTCAATAGACTGATTAAAAATAATGATGTGCTGGTTAATAACCAGCCATCTAAAAGCGGCTACCTGCTGCGCCTGGGCGATGAAATTTCCGTGCATCTAAAGCGCACACAAATCGATATGGAGCCTGAGCCCATTCCCATTAACATTGTGTACGAAGACGAGGATCTGCTGGTTATTGACAAACCGGCCGGTATGGTCGTTCATCCGGGCAAAGGCAACGAATCGAATACGCTGGTTAATGCCCTGCTCTACCACACCAACAGTCTGGCCGATACCGGCGAGGCTGTGCGTCCGGGTATTGTGCATCGGCTGGATAAAGACACCTCCGGCCTGCTTGTGATTGCTAAAAATGATCGGGCGCAACGCCATCTACGCCGCCAGTTTGACACGAAAGAAATCTTTCGCATTTACTGGGCGCTGGTTTGGGGCGACTTTGACGAAGATAGGGGCGTGATCCGCGAGCCCATCGCCCGCAGCCGTAAGAATCCCATTAAATTTGTGGTGGATCCGCGCGGGCGCGACGCCGTAACGCGCTTTAAAGTGCTGCAACGCTTTCAATACGTTACTCTGCTGGAAATCCGGCTGGAAACCGGTCGCACGCATCAAATTCGCGTGCACATGCGCCATATTAATCATCCGGTGGTTGGCGATCAGTTGTACAACGGGCGTGAGACGCAATTGTTGAACCTGCCGCAAAATTTACGCAAGCGCGGGGAGCATCTGCTTAAGCTTCTTCCCCACCAGACATTGCACGCCAGAAAACTCTCCTTTTTACATCCGCGCACCGGACAACGCGTGGATTTCGAAGCGGACCTGCCAGAAAATTTTAAAACCGCCCTGCAAAAATTGCCGGATTTGTTTATGCTTTAG
- a CDS encoding cupin domain-containing protein yields MDRRKFIQTSVLSAVSVLMPAIAVSNQFFKKESSLNVVNPKIIKEKEGEILNVLGDIQTHKFAGNETGNQIVDWVSDVEPGVGIPPHIHSQEDEIFRVIEGQVEMMIDGKTTVLQAGDTAFAPKNIVHAWKVVGTEKAKMIVSAFPAGIEIMFRELAALPPGPPDFEKVTKICGKYGITFVK; encoded by the coding sequence TTGGACAGGAGAAAATTCATTCAAACTTCGGTCTTAAGTGCTGTTTCTGTTTTAATGCCAGCTATTGCTGTTAGCAATCAGTTTTTTAAAAAAGAGTCGTCACTTAATGTGGTCAACCCCAAAATCATAAAAGAGAAAGAAGGAGAAATATTAAATGTATTGGGGGATATCCAAACACATAAATTCGCAGGAAACGAAACCGGTAACCAGATTGTGGACTGGGTTAGCGATGTTGAACCCGGAGTCGGCATTCCTCCGCACATCCATAGCCAGGAAGATGAAATATTTAGAGTAATAGAAGGGCAGGTCGAAATGATGATTGATGGAAAAACAACTGTTTTGCAAGCAGGAGATACTGCTTTCGCACCCAAAAATATAGTCCATGCATGGAAAGTTGTGGGAACAGAAAAAGCAAAAATGATTGTCAGTGCATTTCCGGCCGGAATTGAAATTATGTTCAGAGAGTTGGCTGCTTTACCTCCAGGACCGCCTGACTTTGAAAAAGTTACCAAAATATGCGGAAAGTATGGAATCACATTTGTAAAATAA
- a CDS encoding COG2958 family protein, with translation MKYSLFDFAKEVLTNSDKPLTYQEIWEKGVELGLDKKLNVTGKTPWQSLGARLFVDVRDNKNSDFIKLGKNPARFFLKSKKDFLPKDVIEKIEITESKPTKEVDHFTERDLHPLLTYFVYANPSFNRGRSVLTKTIYHEKSKKNGYNEWLHPDLVGFYIPLEEWDNNLIEFNRLSENNVIKLYSFEIKKTINKGNYRQSFFQAVSNSSWANEGYLVAAYIKRDDDLLSELARLSTSFGIGIIHLDLQDIDSSSVIFPAKHKEKLDWDTMNKLVEQNKDFAKFIQDVKIDFESKRIHKSEYDKIIEDPEKYIKKILK, from the coding sequence ATGAAATACTCACTATTTGATTTTGCCAAGGAAGTGCTTACTAATTCTGATAAACCTCTAACTTATCAAGAAATATGGGAAAAAGGCGTTGAATTAGGTTTAGATAAGAAGTTAAATGTTACTGGAAAAACACCATGGCAATCTTTAGGAGCAAGATTATTTGTTGATGTAAGAGATAATAAAAATTCAGACTTTATTAAACTTGGAAAGAATCCAGCACGTTTTTTCTTGAAAAGTAAAAAGGATTTTCTTCCAAAAGATGTTATTGAAAAAATAGAAATAACTGAGAGTAAGCCTACAAAAGAAGTAGACCATTTTACTGAAAGAGATTTACATCCTTTATTAACTTATTTTGTTTATGCTAATCCTTCATTCAATCGTGGAAGAAGTGTACTAACTAAAACGATTTATCATGAGAAATCGAAAAAGAATGGTTATAATGAATGGCTTCATCCAGATTTAGTAGGTTTTTATATTCCGCTTGAAGAATGGGATAACAATTTAATAGAATTTAATCGCCTATCTGAAAATAATGTAATAAAACTATACTCATTTGAAATAAAGAAAACCATAAACAAAGGGAATTATCGGCAATCTTTTTTTCAAGCGGTATCAAATTCATCTTGGGCAAATGAAGGTTATCTTGTTGCAGCGTATATAAAAAGAGATGATGATTTATTATCAGAATTAGCGAGATTATCAACATCATTTGGGATTGGAATAATACATTTGGATTTGCAAGATATAGATTCATCAAGCGTTATTTTCCCTGCAAAGCATAAAGAAAAGTTAGATTGGGACACAATGAATAAATTAGTTGAGCAAAACAAAGATTTTGCTAAATTTATTCAGGATGTAAAAATTGATTTTGAATCTAAACGTATTCATAAATCTGAATACGATAAAATTATTGAAGATCCAGAAAAATATATAAAGAAAATATTGAAATAG
- the lspA gene encoding signal peptidase II, producing MEKRLSFKTMGGIIVLVIILDQITKYIIKTNMRLGESIPVLGNFFCITYVENPGMAFGIRVSNPVVFSALSLFAAALVFYYLFRLRNEGWLIQTALSLIAAGAIGNLLDRFIHGKVVDFLDVEFFDISIPAFRFLSLEFPGYSMTRWPVFNVADSAVTVGMTILIFYIIFIGDPLKNLEYPGQSSKSEAKTETE from the coding sequence ATGGAAAAAAGGCTATCGTTTAAGACCATGGGCGGAATCATTGTTCTGGTAATAATTCTGGACCAGATCACCAAATACATTATTAAAACCAATATGAGGCTCGGCGAATCAATCCCCGTTCTTGGTAACTTCTTTTGCATCACGTACGTGGAAAATCCGGGAATGGCTTTCGGTATTCGCGTCAGCAATCCTGTTGTTTTCAGCGCGCTATCCCTATTTGCCGCCGCGCTGGTATTTTACTACCTGTTCCGCTTGCGCAATGAGGGCTGGTTGATTCAAACGGCGCTAAGCCTGATTGCCGCCGGCGCCATCGGCAATTTGCTCGATCGTTTTATTCATGGAAAAGTCGTCGATTTTTTGGACGTGGAATTTTTTGATATCTCCATCCCTGCCTTCCGTTTTTTAAGCCTGGAGTTTCCTGGTTACAGTATGACGCGCTGGCCGGTGTTTAACGTGGCCGATTCGGCCGTAACGGTGGGGATGACCATTCTCATCTTTTACATCATCTTTATTGGCGATCCCTTAAAAAACCTGGAATATCCCGGGCAATCCTCAAAAAGCGAAGCGAAAACGGAAACCGAGTAG
- a CDS encoding NYN domain-containing protein, giving the protein MQSIVPKLMVFVDGSNLLIELSKFLNINFRADKPPLNAIKLSSILVDSFNKYNQWNFIRKYWFSSYQGDDKYFYNLKKKLRENDFEPILFKRKNKREKGVDIALTKEMLINAFNQNFDIGLMIAGDEYYTELVFELKRYGPKIYGSFFEKYGLSDNLKLSFDKFYPLDDRVDKVVWQKYIYEIKEELK; this is encoded by the coding sequence ATGCAAAGTATTGTTCCAAAATTAATGGTATTTGTTGATGGTTCTAATCTTTTAATTGAGCTTTCTAAATTTTTAAATATAAATTTCCGAGCGGATAAGCCTCCTTTAAATGCAATTAAACTATCAAGCATTTTAGTTGATAGTTTCAATAAATATAATCAATGGAATTTCATTAGAAAATATTGGTTTAGCTCCTATCAAGGTGATGATAAATATTTTTACAATCTTAAAAAGAAATTACGTGAAAATGATTTTGAACCAATTTTATTCAAGCGTAAAAATAAAAGAGAAAAAGGTGTAGATATTGCTCTTACCAAAGAAATGTTAATTAATGCGTTTAATCAAAATTTTGATATCGGTTTAATGATAGCAGGTGATGAATATTATACTGAACTTGTCTTTGAATTAAAAAGATATGGTCCAAAAATCTACGGATCTTTTTTTGAAAAATATGGATTATCTGATAATCTAAAATTATCATTTGATAAATTTTATCCTTTAGATGATAGAGTTGATAAAGTCGTCTGGCAAAAATATATTTATGAAATTAAAGAAGAATTAAAATAA
- a CDS encoding MerR family transcriptional regulator, producing MTIHELIEKSGFNRRTIYFYTQMELLPPPKGKGKSFEYSEEHLKRLHQIKKLQAMRYSLKEIRELLSRPDFSLEDEVQVTSPQAFRQKLVREPEVHAFQSMDDSNTLWRRLRIGTEAELQIKWPPSQETLENLENQVKELIHKIKGELK from the coding sequence ATGACCATTCATGAACTCATTGAAAAATCGGGCTTTAATCGACGGACCATTTACTTTTACACGCAAATGGAGCTTTTGCCCCCGCCAAAAGGAAAGGGCAAGAGCTTTGAATACAGTGAAGAGCATTTAAAACGCTTGCACCAAATAAAGAAGTTGCAGGCTATGCGCTATTCTTTAAAAGAAATCAGGGAACTTTTGTCCCGGCCCGATTTCTCCCTTGAAGATGAGGTCCAGGTAACGTCGCCACAAGCTTTTCGCCAAAAATTAGTAAGAGAACCTGAGGTACATGCCTTTCAAAGCATGGATGACTCCAATACGCTCTGGCGCAGGCTCCGCATTGGAACAGAAGCCGAATTACAGATAAAATGGCCGCCTTCACAGGAAACCTTAGAAAATCTTGAAAATCAGGTAAAAGAACTTATTCATAAAATAAAAGGAGAATTAAAATGA